The following are from one region of the Magallana gigas chromosome 6, xbMagGiga1.1, whole genome shotgun sequence genome:
- the LOC136276400 gene encoding uncharacterized protein, translated as MTESIGWFQNFVSDIGEHMPHQEKVTLPAGMKKTDVWNLMTSDLDSQSLAKSSFMKIWKNSFSNVTIVKGNPFSKCHICTTLHFEYEQCGRYDKEAKKLIIDKKREHWEYVRKEKDAYYMRREASCLYPKRFLTIIMDGMDQQKTNIPILYTKAKNSEQISNLQQVRTHLLGVLVHRDSETSGMRKVGFGHFDLMQYPHDANCFCKSNRKDKFTRA; from the exons atgaCAGAGAGCATAGGATGGTTTCAGAATTTTGTGAGTGACATAGGAGAACATATGCCACACCAAGAAAAAGTTACGCTACCTGCTGGAATGAAGAAAACAGATGTGTGGAATCTAATGACTTCTGACCTTGACAGTCAGTCTTTGGCAAAGTCATCATTTATGAAGATATGGAAGAATTCTTTTTCTAATGTAACTATTGTCAAG ggaAACCCATTTTCAAAGTGCCACATctgcacaactttacattttgagtATGAACAATGTGGAAGATATGACAAAGAAGCAAAGAAGCTCATAATAGACAAGAAGAGAGAACACTGGGAATATGTTAg GAAAGAGAAGGATGCATACTACATGAGAAGAGAGGCGTCATGTTTGTATCCGAAGCGCTTCCTGACGATAATCATGGACGGAATGGACCAGCAGAAAACTAACATTCCCATTCTATACACCAAAGCAAAAAATTCGGAACAGATTTCGAATCTGCAGCAAGTAAGGACACACTTGCTGGGCGTACTGGTCCACAGAGATTCAG AAACTTCAGGAATGAGAAAAGTTGGATTTGGCCATTTTGATTTGATGCAATATCCACATGATGCCAACTGTTTTTGTAAAAGTAATAGAAAAGACAAGTTTACTAGAGCTTAG
- the LOC136276399 gene encoding LOW QUALITY PROTEIN: uncharacterized protein (The sequence of the model RefSeq protein was modified relative to this genomic sequence to represent the inferred CDS: deleted 1 base in 1 codon; substituted 2 bases at 2 genomic stop codons), whose product MVRVPYIESVHPFRTSFVYSNLNYALVTYISEIXNLGGKSWEDLIQEELFQPLGMDSSTFASTTQDFSKVASGYRNGPGSRLVPVSHAPTRKWAIWAGSNSVLTNGIDYAKWMNFSPQRWQRQIRTSFVKRKVICIPPCATXSDTSTGRYFRQPLVPMTTADTSYAFGWKNGYYRGNRILRHTGTTFGYSSLVTLFPDLNLGKFTSMTGQDEHYILRHLLHSFFSDNLLDVTPWLNATRMCTFPNPWYPSISYSHYVIINRPDCLSIAPSIGVRWYLSQ is encoded by the exons ATGGT GCGGGTGCCTTACATTGAGTCGGTACACCCATTCCGGACAAGTTTCGTCTATAGTAACCTGAACTACGCCTTAGTTACCTATATATCGGAGATCTAGAATCTTGGCGGAAAAAGTTGGGAAGACTTGATACAAGAAGAACTATTCCAGCCGCTGGGAATGGACAGTTCCACGTTTGCATCAACTACTCAAGACTTTTCCAAGGTAGCTTCTGGATACAGAAATGGTCCAGGATCCCGACTCGTCCCAGTATCACATGCACCGACTCG CAAGTGGGCGATATGGGCAGGGTCTAATAGTGTCTTGACTAATGGAATTGACTACGCTAAGTGGATGAATTTTTCACCTCAACGATGGCAAAGACAAATCAGGACTTCCTTTGTTAAACGTAAAGTCATTTGCATACCTCCATGCGCCACATAATCTGA CACATCGACGGGAAGGTACTTCCGGCAGCCGCTGGTTCCGATGACCACAGCTGATACAAGCTACGCGTTTGGCTGGAAAAACGGTTATTATAGAG GTAACCGAATTCTACGTCATACGGGCACTACCTTCGGTTACAGTTCATTGGTGACCCTTTTCCCAGATCTTAACCTCGGTAAATTTACTTCAATGACTGGGCAGGATGAACATTACATCTTAAGACACCTGCTGCACAGTTTTTTCTCAGATAATTTGCTAGATGTAACGCCATGGCTAAACGCAACAAGAATGTGCACTTTTCCAAATCCCTGGTACCCCTCTATTTCTTATTCCCACTACGTCATAATTAATAGACCGGACTGTCTCAGCATCGCGCCCTCTATCGGAGTACGTTGGTATTTATCACAATGA
- the LOC105317597 gene encoding uncharacterized protein isoform X2 → MDGRCISLVFLVLACYYPGSYSITPGEYADAVDQTLQQVMDCAPWIPGLTVSVVKDFQTLFARGYGETVVNSNTPVTEQTLFQIGSISKSFAATLLVKQMEDENLALTTKVKDMMDPGFVFVDQERTDSATVVDILAHRMGVPDHTNLRLDQNLTRANLQQRFAAMTPVKTFGKSFLYSNMMYGFASYLSERLGNEPWENLVTSKIFDRLGMTSSTFITTMADLSGAAQGYDKGPKSKPKAVVPVPLELSKKWGIWAGSGAIMSNAVDMAKYMNFHLSNTDKNGNEFMTTANFNALHQQHRKLSSTTVNTHFGNEEVPTTENGYGLGWKRGLYRNNENLLHAGSTYGYRSFITLFPSQNIGVFTSMNGEDDDYILRILLHNFLSDVALGVTPWLDASSICDRLTAPKYTGYSNTNNPQRPITEYIGLYVNPIYGNLNVEFDPNNEHLVLRYGVATWDFWTKSGKDQFKAEGTGMIRYLKNMHSFTFLTNENDGIVSVRVDSFCSTCGNDPPIFHKVV, encoded by the exons ATGGACGGTCGCTGTATAAGCTTGGTGTTTCTGGTACTGGCTTGTTATTATCCGGGTTCCTATTCTATTACACCCGGTGAATATGCAGATGCAGTGGATCAAACTTTGCAACAG GTGATGGACTGTGCCCCCTGGATCCCGGGGCTGACGGTCAGCGTTGTGAAGGATTTCCAGACTCTGTTCGCCAGAGGTTACGGGGAGACCGTCGTCAATTCGAACACTCCCGTCACGGAACAAACTCTCTTCCAGATCGGCTCCATATCCAAATCCTTTGCGGCAACATTGCTGGTTAAACAAATGGAAGATGAAAA TTTGGCCCTAACTACAAAGGTAAAAGATATGATGGACCCGGGATTTGTCTTCGTCGATCAAGAGCGGACGGATTCCGCCACGGTGGTGGATATTCTGGCCCACAGGATGGGGGTCCCTGACCATACAAATCTCAGACTGGACCAGAACCTGACCAGGGCCAACCTCCAACA ACGTTTTGCCGCTATGACGCCGGTGAAGACGTTCGGGAAGTCCTTCTTGTACTCCAACATGATGTACGGATTTGCTTCCTACCTCTCTGAGAGACTGGGCAACGAGCCGTGGGAAAATTTAGTGACGTCGAAAATCTTCGACCGTCTTGGCATGACGTCATCCACGTTTATAACCACTATGGCGGATCTCTCGGGCGCTGCACAGGGCTATGATAAAGGACCGAAATCCAAACCAAAGGCGGTGGTACCGGTTCCGCTGGAACTCAGCAA GAAATGGGGGATCTGGGCAGGTTCAGGGGCCATCATGTCGAACGCAGTGGATATGGCTAAATACATGAACTTTCACCTCAGTAACACGGACAAGAATGGTAACGAGTTCATGACAACAGCGAATTTTAACGCCTTACACCAACAACACAGAAAACTGTCCTCTACCACGGTAAACACACACTTTGGAAATGAGGAGGTCCCAACCACTGAAAATGGATATGGGCTTGGCTGGAAGCGAGGACTTTATAGAa ACAACGAAAATCTCCTACACGCTGGCAGCACGTACGGCTACAGGTCATTCATCACACTGTTCCCCTCTCAGAATATTGGCGTGTTCACTTCCATGAACGGCGAGGACGACGACTATATCCTGCGCATCTTGTTGCACAACTTCCTGTCTGACGTTGCACTTGGAGTGACGCCATGGCTTGATGCGTCATCTATCTGCGACAGACTGACGGCGCCAAAGTACACGGGGTACTCCAACACAAACAACCCACAAAGGCCCATAACCGAATATATAGGTCTGTACGTCAATCCCATCTACGGAAATTTGAACGTTGAGTTTGACCCAAACAATGAACACTTGGTCCTGAGGTACGGAGTCGCTACATGGGACTTTTGGACAAAGTCAGGAAAAGACCAGTTCAAAGCAGAAGGAACTGGGATGATCAGATATTTGAAAAACATGCACAGCTTCACTTTCCTTACCAATGAAAATGACGGAATAGTTTCGGTACGGGTCGACAGTTTCTGCTCCACGTGCGGAAACGACCCACCGATTTTTCATAAGGTAGTGTGA
- the LOC105317597 gene encoding uncharacterized protein isoform X1: protein MDGRCISLVFLVLACYYPGSYSITPGEYADAVDQTLQQVMDCAPWIPGLTVSVVKDFQTLFARGYGETVVNSNTPVTEQTLFQIGSISKSFAATLLVKQMEDENLALTTKVKDMMDPGFVFVDQERTDSATVVDILAHRMGVPDHTNLRLDQNLTRANLQQRFAAMTPVKTFGKSFLYSNMMYGFASYLSERLGNEPWENLVTSKIFDRLGMTSSTFITTMADLSGAAQGYDKGPKSKPKAVVPVPLELSKKWGIWAGSGAIMSNAVDMAKYMNFHLSNTDKNGNEFMTTANFNALHQQHRKLSSTTVNTHFGNEEVPTTENGYGLGWKRGLYRNNENLLHAGSTYGYRSFITLFPSQNIGVFTSMNGEDDDYILRILLHNFLSDVALGVTPWLDASSICDRLTAPKYTGYSNTNNPQRPITEYIGLYVNPIYGNLNVEFDPNNEHLVLRYGVATWDFWTKSGKDQFKAEGTGMIRYLKNMHSFTFLTNENDGIVSVRVDSFCSTCGNDPPIFHKKKNGKGKIQRYRAKKKKKRRNRDIKERIKMVMNVPNVEIYLSNKYQTNDNYSFSEAKVFQ from the exons ATGGACGGTCGCTGTATAAGCTTGGTGTTTCTGGTACTGGCTTGTTATTATCCGGGTTCCTATTCTATTACACCCGGTGAATATGCAGATGCAGTGGATCAAACTTTGCAACAG GTGATGGACTGTGCCCCCTGGATCCCGGGGCTGACGGTCAGCGTTGTGAAGGATTTCCAGACTCTGTTCGCCAGAGGTTACGGGGAGACCGTCGTCAATTCGAACACTCCCGTCACGGAACAAACTCTCTTCCAGATCGGCTCCATATCCAAATCCTTTGCGGCAACATTGCTGGTTAAACAAATGGAAGATGAAAA TTTGGCCCTAACTACAAAGGTAAAAGATATGATGGACCCGGGATTTGTCTTCGTCGATCAAGAGCGGACGGATTCCGCCACGGTGGTGGATATTCTGGCCCACAGGATGGGGGTCCCTGACCATACAAATCTCAGACTGGACCAGAACCTGACCAGGGCCAACCTCCAACA ACGTTTTGCCGCTATGACGCCGGTGAAGACGTTCGGGAAGTCCTTCTTGTACTCCAACATGATGTACGGATTTGCTTCCTACCTCTCTGAGAGACTGGGCAACGAGCCGTGGGAAAATTTAGTGACGTCGAAAATCTTCGACCGTCTTGGCATGACGTCATCCACGTTTATAACCACTATGGCGGATCTCTCGGGCGCTGCACAGGGCTATGATAAAGGACCGAAATCCAAACCAAAGGCGGTGGTACCGGTTCCGCTGGAACTCAGCAA GAAATGGGGGATCTGGGCAGGTTCAGGGGCCATCATGTCGAACGCAGTGGATATGGCTAAATACATGAACTTTCACCTCAGTAACACGGACAAGAATGGTAACGAGTTCATGACAACAGCGAATTTTAACGCCTTACACCAACAACACAGAAAACTGTCCTCTACCACGGTAAACACACACTTTGGAAATGAGGAGGTCCCAACCACTGAAAATGGATATGGGCTTGGCTGGAAGCGAGGACTTTATAGAa ACAACGAAAATCTCCTACACGCTGGCAGCACGTACGGCTACAGGTCATTCATCACACTGTTCCCCTCTCAGAATATTGGCGTGTTCACTTCCATGAACGGCGAGGACGACGACTATATCCTGCGCATCTTGTTGCACAACTTCCTGTCTGACGTTGCACTTGGAGTGACGCCATGGCTTGATGCGTCATCTATCTGCGACAGACTGACGGCGCCAAAGTACACGGGGTACTCCAACACAAACAACCCACAAAGGCCCATAACCGAATATATAGGTCTGTACGTCAATCCCATCTACGGAAATTTGAACGTTGAGTTTGACCCAAACAATGAACACTTGGTCCTGAGGTACGGAGTCGCTACATGGGACTTTTGGACAAAGTCAGGAAAAGACCAGTTCAAAGCAGAAGGAACTGGGATGATCAGATATTTGAAAAACATGCACAGCTTCACTTTCCTTACCAATGAAAATGACGGAATAGTTTCGGTACGGGTCGACAGTTTCTGCTCCACGTGCGGAAACGACCCACCGATTTTTCATAAG aaaaaaaatggaaaaggaaaaattcaaagatacagagccaaaaaaaaaaaaaaaagaagaaacaggGACATTAAGGAGAGAATAAAGATGGTGATGAATGTTCCAAACGTTGAAATATATCTTTccaataaatatcaaacaaatgatAATTACAGTTTTTCAGAAGCAAAAGTTTTTCAATAA